From a region of the Zingiber officinale cultivar Zhangliang chromosome 10B, Zo_v1.1, whole genome shotgun sequence genome:
- the LOC122030463 gene encoding WRKY transcription factor WRKY51-like isoform X2 — protein sequence MGYWKRDEQAAVGEAVAAGLRSLERLVLQLSHQQPPPDCREITDQTVVRFKQVISVLNRTGHARFRRVPLPAIAPAAVEASVSQDIAPETPPLTGTTAPQAATLDFTNPKEHFNASAMMSGSGSSFLSSLTGGDGSVTRKLASGSSVRVPAAGATVAVSARKPPLASSNKRKQPADHCHHDDGAKATASAGRCHCTKKRKDRQKTTMRVPATSSRNGDIPADEHSWRKYGQKPIKGSPYPRGYYKCSRVKGCPARKHVERAPEDPAILLVTYEGEHRHGQTNPGAGRPSG from the exons ATGGGATATTGGAAGAGGGATGAACAGGCGGCGGTCGGGGAGGCGGTAGCCGCCGGGCTTCGCAGCTTGGAGCGCCTCGTGCTGCAGCTCTCCCACCAACAGCCGCCGCCGGATTGCCGGGAAATCACGGATCAGACGGTCGTCAGGTTCAAGCAGGTGATCTCCGTACTGAACCGGACCGGCCACGCCCGCTTCCGCCGCGTCCCCCTCCCCGCCATAGCGCCCGCGGCAGTGGAAGCGTCGGTATCCCAAGACATCGCGCCAGAAACTCCACCACTGACGGGGACGACGGCGCCTCAGGCCGCGACCCTGGACTTTACCAACCCAAAGGAGCACTTCAACGCCTCGGCGATGATGTCGGGGTCGGGCTCGTCTTTCCTCTCGTCTCTTACGGGCGGCGACGGCAGCGTGACCAGAAAGTTGGCTTCAGGATCCTCTGTTCGCGTTCCCGCGGCCGGAGCGACGGTCGCGGTTTCAGCTAGGAAGCCGCCGCTCGCGTCCTCCAACAAGAGAAAGCAGCCCGCCGACCACTGCCACCATGACGACGGAGCCAAGGCGACCGCCTCCGCCGGGCGCTGCCACTGCACGAAGAAAAG GAAGGACCGTCAAAAAACTACGATGCGCGTGCCGGCAACAAGTTCGAGGAACGGGGACATCCCGGCGGACGAGCACTCCTGGCGCAAGTACGGGCAGAAGCCCATCAAGGGCTCGCCTTACCCGAG GGGCTACTACAAGTGCAGCAGGGTGAAGGGCTGCCCTGCCCGGAAGCACGTGGAGCGGGCTCCCGAAGACCCGGCGATCCTCCTCGTTACGTACGAGGGGGAGCACCGACACGGCCAGACTAATCCCGGCGCCGGGAGGCCCTCTGGTTGA
- the LOC122030463 gene encoding WRKY transcription factor WRKY51-like isoform X1, with translation MGYWKRDEQAAVGEAVAAGLRSLERLVLQLSHQQPPPDCREITDQTVVRFKQVISVLNRTGHARFRRVPLPAIAPAAVEASVSQDIAPETPPLTGTTAPQAATLDFTNPKEHFNASAMMSGSGSSFLSSLTGGDGSVTRKLASGSSVRVPAAGATVAVSARKPPLASSNKRKQPADHCHHDDGAKATASAGRCHCTKKSRKDRQKTTMRVPATSSRNGDIPADEHSWRKYGQKPIKGSPYPRGYYKCSRVKGCPARKHVERAPEDPAILLVTYEGEHRHGQTNPGAGRPSG, from the exons ATGGGATATTGGAAGAGGGATGAACAGGCGGCGGTCGGGGAGGCGGTAGCCGCCGGGCTTCGCAGCTTGGAGCGCCTCGTGCTGCAGCTCTCCCACCAACAGCCGCCGCCGGATTGCCGGGAAATCACGGATCAGACGGTCGTCAGGTTCAAGCAGGTGATCTCCGTACTGAACCGGACCGGCCACGCCCGCTTCCGCCGCGTCCCCCTCCCCGCCATAGCGCCCGCGGCAGTGGAAGCGTCGGTATCCCAAGACATCGCGCCAGAAACTCCACCACTGACGGGGACGACGGCGCCTCAGGCCGCGACCCTGGACTTTACCAACCCAAAGGAGCACTTCAACGCCTCGGCGATGATGTCGGGGTCGGGCTCGTCTTTCCTCTCGTCTCTTACGGGCGGCGACGGCAGCGTGACCAGAAAGTTGGCTTCAGGATCCTCTGTTCGCGTTCCCGCGGCCGGAGCGACGGTCGCGGTTTCAGCTAGGAAGCCGCCGCTCGCGTCCTCCAACAAGAGAAAGCAGCCCGCCGACCACTGCCACCATGACGACGGAGCCAAGGCGACCGCCTCCGCCGGGCGCTGCCACTGCACGAAGAAAAG CAGGAAGGACCGTCAAAAAACTACGATGCGCGTGCCGGCAACAAGTTCGAGGAACGGGGACATCCCGGCGGACGAGCACTCCTGGCGCAAGTACGGGCAGAAGCCCATCAAGGGCTCGCCTTACCCGAG GGGCTACTACAAGTGCAGCAGGGTGAAGGGCTGCCCTGCCCGGAAGCACGTGGAGCGGGCTCCCGAAGACCCGGCGATCCTCCTCGTTACGTACGAGGGGGAGCACCGACACGGCCAGACTAATCCCGGCGCCGGGAGGCCCTCTGGTTGA